A single region of the Streptomyces sp. NBC_00236 genome encodes:
- a CDS encoding alpha/beta fold hydrolase, with protein sequence MQDAQVTAGGARIRWVEIAGRDAAEPARLYLHGLGASSGPYFTASATHPLLAGGRALLMDLLGFGISDRPTDFGYTLEDHADAVAAALQQAGVRDAEVVAHSMGGAVAIVLAARHPHLVARLVLVDANLDPVAPSTVPPADSSGIAAYTEEEFLGHGRDEVRERVGAHWWSTMRLAGPEALHRSAVHLARGTTPTMRALLLELPIPVTYLRPESDGPLPGEDTLTAGGVRVVAVPDCGHNIMLDNPEAFAKETTLGFS encoded by the coding sequence ATGCAGGACGCACAGGTGACGGCCGGCGGCGCGCGCATCCGGTGGGTGGAGATCGCGGGCCGCGACGCCGCCGAACCGGCCCGGCTCTATCTCCACGGACTCGGCGCCTCCAGCGGGCCCTACTTCACGGCGAGTGCCACCCACCCGCTGCTCGCCGGCGGCCGCGCCCTGCTGATGGATCTGCTCGGCTTCGGCATCAGCGACCGGCCCACGGACTTCGGCTACACGCTGGAGGACCACGCGGACGCCGTCGCGGCCGCGCTGCAGCAGGCCGGGGTCCGGGACGCGGAGGTCGTCGCGCACAGCATGGGCGGCGCGGTGGCGATCGTCCTCGCGGCCCGCCACCCGCACCTGGTGGCACGGCTGGTGCTCGTGGACGCGAATCTCGACCCGGTCGCCCCGTCGACGGTGCCACCGGCGGACAGCAGCGGCATCGCCGCGTACACGGAGGAGGAGTTCCTGGGCCACGGCCGGGACGAGGTCCGCGAGCGGGTGGGCGCGCACTGGTGGTCGACCATGCGGCTCGCCGGGCCCGAGGCCCTGCACCGCAGCGCGGTCCACCTGGCGCGCGGGACGACACCGACGATGCGGGCACTCCTGCTGGAGCTGCCGATCCCGGTGACGTACCTGCGCCCGGAGAGCGACGGCCCGCTGCCCGGCGAGGACACACTCACGGCGGGTGGGGTGCGCGTGGTCGCGGTCCCGGACTGCGGGCACAACATCATGCTCGACAACCCCGAGGCGTTCGCGAAGGAGACGACGCTGGGGTTCAGCTGA
- a CDS encoding PadR family transcriptional regulator produces MLELAILGFLYEQPLHGYELKRRVAHLTGHVRPIADGTLYPAIKRLERAGLLGRRTEPGSRAAPRHTLTLTDEGRDELLRRLREAGELDISDENRWFTVLAFLRHLTDPAEQAAVLRRRLTFLEEPSSFFYEGERPLGAEAFDDPFRRGLLRIARATSEAELGWLAGTLAGLEE; encoded by the coding sequence ATGCTGGAACTGGCCATCCTGGGATTTCTGTACGAGCAGCCGCTGCACGGGTACGAACTGAAGCGGCGGGTCGCCCACCTCACCGGCCATGTGCGCCCGATCGCCGACGGCACCCTCTACCCGGCGATCAAACGGCTGGAGCGCGCCGGCCTGCTCGGCCGCCGCACCGAACCCGGCAGCAGGGCCGCCCCCCGGCACACGCTCACCCTCACCGACGAGGGCCGCGACGAGCTGCTCCGCCGGCTGCGCGAGGCCGGTGAGCTGGACATCAGCGACGAGAACCGCTGGTTCACCGTCCTCGCCTTCCTGCGCCACCTCACGGACCCGGCCGAGCAGGCCGCCGTACTCCGCAGGCGGCTGACGTTCCTGGAGGAGCCCAGCAGCTTCTTCTACGAGGGGGAGCGGCCGCTCGGCGCCGAGGCGTTCGACGACCCCTTCCGCCGGGGTCTGCTGAGGATCGCCCGCGCGACCAGTGAGGCGGAACTGGGCTGGCTGGCCGGGACCCTGGCCGGACTGGAGGAATGA
- the pip gene encoding prolyl aminopeptidase: MDRHPDDKYPPIEPYEHGMLDVGDGDLVYWEACGNPAGKPALVVHGGPGSGCAEWPRRYFDPDRYRVVLFDQRNCGRSTPHASDPAADLRHNTTDHLIADMERLRVHLGIDAWLLFGWSWGSTLALAYAERHPERVSEMVIDSVTTSRRSEIDWLYRGASQFFPDAWDVFRAGVPEAASDATPDVLAAYARRTESPDPEVRARATADWCAWEDAVLSLETYTGPPPFSGRPDRAQRAMVRICARYFSRGAWLEEGQLIRDAGRLAGIPGALVHGRLDMGGPLTTAWELAKAWPDAELTVIADAGHLGGAATTRAVLAALDGFGGPRNR; encoded by the coding sequence ATGGACCGTCACCCCGACGACAAGTACCCGCCCATCGAACCGTACGAGCACGGCATGCTCGATGTGGGCGACGGCGACCTCGTGTACTGGGAGGCGTGCGGAAACCCGGCCGGCAAGCCCGCCCTGGTCGTGCACGGGGGCCCAGGTTCCGGCTGCGCGGAATGGCCGCGCCGGTACTTCGACCCGGACCGCTACCGCGTCGTCCTCTTCGACCAGCGCAACTGCGGCCGCTCCACCCCGCACGCGAGCGACCCGGCCGCCGACCTGCGGCACAACACGACGGACCACCTGATCGCCGACATGGAGCGCCTGCGCGTCCACCTGGGCATCGACGCGTGGCTGCTGTTCGGCTGGTCCTGGGGCTCGACGCTGGCCCTGGCGTACGCCGAGCGGCACCCGGAGCGGGTCAGCGAGATGGTGATCGACTCGGTCACCACGTCCCGCCGCTCCGAGATCGACTGGCTGTACCGCGGGGCGAGCCAGTTCTTCCCCGACGCGTGGGACGTCTTCCGGGCCGGCGTGCCGGAGGCCGCGAGCGACGCGACCCCGGACGTCCTCGCCGCGTACGCCCGGCGGACGGAGAGCCCCGATCCGGAGGTACGGGCCCGGGCCACCGCCGACTGGTGCGCCTGGGAGGACGCGGTGCTCTCCCTGGAGACGTACACCGGCCCGCCCCCGTTCAGCGGCCGCCCCGACCGGGCGCAGCGGGCCATGGTGCGGATCTGCGCGCGCTACTTCTCCCGCGGCGCCTGGCTGGAGGAGGGCCAACTGATCCGGGACGCGGGCCGGCTGGCGGGCATCCCGGGCGCGCTGGTGCACGGGCGCCTCGACATGGGCGGCCCGCTGACCACCGCGTGGGAGCTGGCCAAGGCGTGGCCGGACGCGGAACTGACGGTGATCGCGGACGCGGGGCACCTGGGCGGGGCGGCGACGACCCGGGCGGTCCTGGCGGCGCTGGACGGGTTCGGCGGGCCACGGAACCGCTGA
- a CDS encoding GNAT family N-acetyltransferase codes for MNDRPHPTAEFAIRSARTDDPAETDRLYDICLRTAASGKDATGSFEDPRLPGDIFLAPYLRYAPDLAWVLARPDRPASGYVLGVADTASFEQTLEREWWPALRARREGVPVREGSADAFARTWIDRPPTAPAEVTAAYPAHLHIDLLPEAQGGGNGSRLIHTLLGALRSRGVRGVHLGVGKANAGAVGFYRHLGFEVLVEEPGSFTLGMRLQERGGGEGRG; via the coding sequence GTGAACGACCGACCGCACCCGACCGCAGAGTTCGCGATTCGCTCCGCCCGCACGGACGACCCCGCGGAGACCGACCGGCTCTACGACATCTGTCTGCGCACCGCCGCATCGGGCAAGGACGCGACGGGTTCCTTCGAGGACCCCCGGCTCCCCGGCGACATCTTCCTCGCGCCCTATCTCCGGTACGCCCCCGACCTCGCCTGGGTCCTCGCCCGCCCGGACCGGCCCGCCTCCGGGTACGTCCTCGGCGTCGCCGACACCGCCTCGTTCGAGCAGACCCTGGAGCGGGAGTGGTGGCCCGCACTCCGCGCCCGACGCGAAGGAGTGCCGGTCCGTGAGGGTTCCGCCGACGCCTTCGCCCGGACGTGGATCGATCGTCCCCCCACCGCTCCGGCCGAGGTGACGGCCGCGTACCCCGCCCATCTGCACATCGACCTCCTGCCGGAGGCGCAGGGCGGCGGGAACGGGTCCCGGCTGATCCACACCCTGCTCGGGGCGCTGCGGAGCCGTGGCGTCCGCGGCGTTCACCTCGGCGTGGGCAAGGCGAACGCCGGTGCGGTCGGCTTCTACCGGCACCTCGGGTTCGAGGTGCTCGTGGAGGAGCCGGGTTCGTTCACCCTCGGCATGAGGCTTCAGGAACGGGGCGGGGGCGAGGGCCGGGGCTGA
- a CDS encoding aldo/keto reductase, whose translation MKYTHLGRTGLEVSRLVLGTMNFGPQTNESDSHTIMDAALDAGVNFFDTANVYGWGENKGRTEEILGTWFAQGGERRDKVVLATKVYGNMAAEGDAWPNHHKLSALNIRRAVDASLKRLQTDHIDLYQFHHIDRDTPVDEIWQAVDVLIQQGKILYAGSSNFAGWKIAQTNETAQRRGSFGLVSEQCLYNLAERRAEMEVIPAAQEYGLGVIPWSPLHGGLLGGAIRKESTGGSSRSASGRAADTLADPKARAQIQAYEDLLDKHGLEPGEVGLAWLLTRPGVTGPISGPRTLEQLESAVRAVDLELSDELLAGLDEIFPGPGPSPEAFAW comes from the coding sequence ATGAAGTACACACATCTGGGACGCACGGGACTCGAAGTCAGCCGCCTCGTACTGGGCACCATGAACTTCGGTCCGCAGACCAATGAGTCCGACAGCCACACCATCATGGACGCCGCACTCGACGCGGGCGTCAACTTCTTCGACACCGCGAACGTCTATGGCTGGGGCGAGAACAAGGGCCGCACCGAGGAGATCCTCGGCACCTGGTTCGCCCAGGGCGGCGAGCGCCGGGACAAGGTGGTCCTGGCGACGAAGGTGTACGGGAACATGGCCGCCGAAGGCGACGCCTGGCCCAACCACCACAAGCTCTCCGCGCTGAACATCCGGCGTGCCGTCGACGCCAGCCTCAAGCGGCTCCAGACGGACCACATCGACCTGTACCAGTTCCACCACATCGACCGGGACACCCCGGTCGACGAGATCTGGCAGGCCGTCGACGTCCTGATCCAGCAGGGCAAGATCCTTTACGCGGGCTCGTCCAACTTCGCCGGATGGAAGATCGCGCAGACCAACGAGACGGCGCAGCGCCGGGGTTCGTTCGGTCTGGTCAGTGAGCAGTGCCTCTACAACCTCGCGGAGCGCCGCGCGGAGATGGAGGTCATCCCGGCCGCGCAGGAGTACGGCCTCGGCGTCATCCCGTGGTCGCCGCTGCACGGCGGACTGCTCGGCGGCGCGATCCGCAAGGAGAGCACGGGCGGCTCCTCCCGCTCGGCGTCCGGCCGGGCCGCCGACACGCTCGCCGACCCCAAGGCGCGGGCGCAGATCCAGGCGTACGAGGACCTGCTCGACAAGCACGGCTTGGAGCCGGGCGAGGTGGGCCTGGCCTGGCTGCTGACCCGGCCCGGTGTCACGGGCCCGATCAGCGGTCCGCGCACCCTGGAGCAGCTGGAGTCCGCGGTGCGCGCGGTCGACCTGGAGCTCTCGGACGAGCTGCTCGCCGGCCTCGACGAGATCTTCCCGGGCCCGGGCCCGTCGCCGGAGGCCTTCGCCTGGTAG
- a CDS encoding protein kinase domain-containing protein: MSGSGARPLEARDPRRIGSFRLLGVLGSGGMGRVYLGVTPEESKPAGRDAGHYAAVKQVLPALAEDTAFLGHFGHELDNLGKLPDGTSARLLASDRTHRPPWFATAYIPGITLSDAMRLHNDPLPADSLWRLLRDAAAGLRAVHATGIVHRDLKPSNVMLTLDGVTLIDFGVARAADQSRLTKTGMVVGTPAYMAPEQAIANQKLTGAADVFALGSLLLYAANGRPPFGDGSGLDLLYRIVHEAPDFGRLPENDPELADLLRSCLAKEAADRPTTDELFAQAADHVPAAASSPWPPAVTDRITEREAFAAKPPPPEADAPGSPGDAGSTAGAGTDPEPSPVQIVKPGTGPDGKPAGAPPERRSRRRRVLLIALPVVVVAGGTLTFRLAPFDIPDADARPGASGPQTPGTPSASAAGGGATKSAKPSAEPSGSKKAPSAPAAEEAEGGGAAGAAGGAAGEGAAGSGGTGGATAPAGTGGGTGAGAGGSDGGAQTPAKPAPTGTHWIENAGSGRCLAASVNRFSGSASVTTTTCGGTSGNGTTMNFAWTYTSGSGGTFRLMNQGTGKCLEPQQFQGYAFKDCTGSSNQTWKIGATSGKGRTFTNVRLGACLGVTPYSALTTVTCDAQDSSQLWSDIAPS; encoded by the coding sequence TTGAGCGGCAGCGGAGCCAGGCCGCTGGAGGCGCGGGATCCACGGCGTATCGGCTCGTTCCGGCTGCTCGGGGTGCTCGGCTCCGGAGGCATGGGCCGGGTCTATCTCGGCGTCACGCCGGAGGAATCGAAGCCTGCGGGGCGGGATGCGGGGCATTACGCCGCCGTGAAGCAGGTGCTCCCCGCGCTGGCCGAGGACACCGCCTTCCTGGGGCACTTCGGACACGAACTCGACAACCTCGGCAAGCTGCCCGACGGCACGAGCGCGCGGCTGCTGGCGAGCGACCGGACCCACCGGCCCCCGTGGTTCGCCACCGCGTACATCCCCGGCATCACGCTCAGCGACGCCATGCGGCTGCACAACGACCCGCTGCCCGCGGACTCCCTGTGGCGGCTGCTGCGCGACGCCGCGGCCGGGCTGCGCGCGGTCCACGCCACCGGCATCGTGCACCGCGACCTCAAACCGTCCAACGTCATGCTGACGCTCGACGGCGTCACCCTGATCGACTTCGGAGTGGCACGGGCCGCCGACCAGAGCCGGCTCACCAAGACCGGCATGGTCGTCGGCACCCCCGCCTACATGGCGCCCGAACAGGCCATCGCCAACCAGAAGCTGACCGGCGCAGCCGACGTCTTCGCGCTCGGCAGCCTGCTGCTGTACGCGGCCAACGGGCGGCCGCCCTTCGGGGACGGTTCCGGGCTCGACCTGCTCTACCGCATCGTTCATGAAGCGCCCGACTTCGGGCGGCTGCCGGAGAACGATCCCGAGCTGGCCGATCTCCTGCGGTCCTGCCTGGCCAAGGAGGCCGCGGACCGGCCCACGACCGACGAGCTCTTCGCCCAGGCCGCCGACCACGTCCCCGCCGCGGCCTCCTCGCCGTGGCCGCCGGCCGTCACGGACCGGATCACCGAGCGCGAGGCATTCGCCGCGAAGCCGCCCCCGCCCGAGGCCGATGCGCCCGGCTCCCCCGGTGACGCAGGGAGCACGGCGGGCGCCGGCACGGACCCCGAGCCCTCCCCCGTGCAGATCGTGAAGCCCGGCACCGGACCGGACGGGAAACCGGCCGGCGCGCCACCCGAGCGGCGCTCCCGTCGCCGGCGGGTGCTGCTGATCGCACTGCCCGTCGTCGTGGTGGCCGGCGGCACCCTCACGTTCAGGCTCGCCCCCTTCGACATCCCTGACGCGGACGCGCGCCCCGGGGCATCGGGCCCGCAGACCCCCGGCACCCCGTCCGCGTCGGCGGCGGGCGGCGGGGCGACGAAGTCCGCGAAGCCGTCGGCCGAGCCCTCGGGTTCCAAGAAGGCGCCGAGCGCCCCGGCCGCCGAGGAGGCGGAGGGCGGCGGCGCTGCGGGTGCAGCGGGTGGAGCCGCCGGCGAGGGCGCGGCCGGGAGCGGCGGTACGGGCGGCGCCACCGCTCCGGCGGGGACGGGCGGCGGGACGGGCGCCGGGGCAGGCGGCTCGGACGGGGGCGCGCAGACCCCCGCGAAACCCGCGCCCACGGGAACGCACTGGATCGAGAACGCGGGCAGCGGGCGGTGCCTGGCCGCGTCCGTCAACCGGTTCTCGGGCAGCGCGAGCGTGACGACCACGACGTGCGGCGGCACGTCGGGCAACGGGACCACGATGAACTTCGCGTGGACGTACACGTCGGGTTCGGGCGGCACCTTCAGGCTCATGAACCAGGGGACCGGGAAGTGCCTGGAGCCCCAGCAGTTCCAGGGGTACGCGTTCAAGGACTGCACCGGCTCCTCGAACCAGACGTGGAAGATCGGCGCCACGTCCGGCAAGGGCCGCACCTTCACCAACGTCCGCCTGGGCGCGTGCCTGGGCGTGACCCCCTACAGCGCCCTCACCACGGTCACCTGCGACGCCCAGGACAGCTCCCAGCTCTGGTCCGACATCGCCCCGTCCTGA
- a CDS encoding endonuclease/exonuclease/phosphatase family protein translates to MAERTNSGAAASAAPAGRADSGAAPAAGAGVSRWAWERPGRWTRGRVIAGLALLTALLLAFPRVLPNRPGHLGSLLEAFLPWLGLMVVVLIACALLRRSVTALLSVLLPVAAWAYAFGGLFLAAPEPGERDLVVVQHNVSDVNTDPAGTARTLAGAGPDLIALEELVPAALPAYEKALAPDFRFHEVRGTVGIWSKHPLTGTRVVDIKPKGIEEGWSRGLRTVVHTPQGEVAAYVAHLPSIRVGTSGFASSWRDESAHLLGRAVAAETVGRVIVLGDLNSTVDDRGLSPLTSQLNVSERGFAFSFPASFPLARIDQVLARSATVGRIHTLPATGSDHLPITARVTLG, encoded by the coding sequence ATGGCGGAGAGGACGAACAGCGGTGCGGCGGCCTCGGCGGCCCCGGCTGGGAGGGCGGACAGTGGTGCGGCCCCGGCGGCGGGGGCCGGTGTCTCCCGGTGGGCGTGGGAGCGGCCCGGGCGGTGGACGCGGGGCCGGGTGATCGCCGGACTCGCCCTCCTCACGGCACTCCTGCTCGCCTTCCCCCGGGTGCTGCCCAACCGGCCCGGTCATCTGGGAAGCCTGCTGGAGGCGTTCCTGCCCTGGCTCGGTCTCATGGTCGTCGTCCTGATCGCCTGCGCCCTGCTGCGCCGTTCGGTCACGGCACTCCTGTCCGTGCTCCTGCCGGTGGCGGCCTGGGCGTACGCGTTCGGCGGTCTGTTCCTCGCCGCGCCGGAGCCCGGTGAGCGCGATCTGGTCGTGGTGCAGCACAACGTGAGCGATGTGAACACGGACCCGGCAGGCACGGCCCGGACGCTCGCCGGGGCCGGGCCGGACCTGATCGCGCTGGAGGAACTGGTCCCGGCCGCTCTGCCGGCGTACGAGAAGGCCCTCGCCCCGGACTTCCGGTTCCACGAGGTCCGGGGGACGGTCGGGATCTGGTCGAAGCATCCGCTCACCGGCACCCGCGTGGTGGACATCAAGCCGAAGGGGATCGAGGAGGGCTGGAGCCGCGGGCTGCGTACCGTGGTCCACACCCCGCAGGGCGAAGTCGCCGCCTACGTCGCCCACTTGCCGTCGATCCGCGTCGGAACGAGCGGATTCGCCTCATCCTGGCGGGACGAGAGCGCCCATCTGCTGGGCCGGGCCGTCGCCGCCGAGACGGTGGGCAGGGTGATCGTGCTGGGAGACCTCAACAGCACGGTCGACGACCGCGGTCTCTCCCCGTTGACCTCGCAGCTGAACGTGTCGGAACGCGGCTTCGCCTTCAGCTTCCCCGCGTCCTTCCCGCTGGCCCGGATCGACCAGGTCCTGGCCCGCTCGGCGACGGTCGGCCGCATCCACACCCTGCCCGCGACCGGCAGCGATCATCTGCCGATCACCGCTCGGGTCACGCTGGGCTGA
- the thpR gene encoding RNA 2',3'-cyclic phosphodiesterase: MRLFAAVLPPAPAVEELRRAVVPLRSLPGADTLRWTGTPGWHFTLAFLGEVDEELLPDLYSRLERAAHRTEAFGMRVHGSGRFDGRALWAGAAGALDTLRLLAERAHAAARRAGVPMEEHRRYTPHLTLARSRVPADLTPFAAALEGFEGLHWEVGELSLVRSRLPVDGVPGEQPRYEVVRAWPLGR; encoded by the coding sequence ATGAGACTCTTCGCCGCCGTCCTGCCGCCGGCCCCCGCGGTCGAGGAGCTGCGCCGTGCCGTGGTCCCTCTGCGCTCCCTGCCGGGCGCCGACACCCTGCGCTGGACCGGGACCCCGGGCTGGCACTTCACGCTGGCCTTCCTCGGGGAGGTCGACGAGGAGCTGCTGCCGGATCTGTACAGCCGGCTGGAGCGGGCCGCGCACCGGACCGAGGCGTTCGGGATGCGTGTCCACGGCAGCGGCCGGTTCGACGGGCGGGCGCTGTGGGCGGGGGCCGCGGGCGCGCTCGACACCCTGCGGCTGCTGGCCGAGCGTGCCCACGCCGCCGCGCGCAGGGCCGGGGTGCCGATGGAGGAGCACCGCCGCTACACCCCGCACCTGACCCTGGCCCGCAGCCGTGTCCCGGCGGACCTGACCCCGTTCGCCGCCGCCCTGGAGGGCTTCGAGGGCCTGCACTGGGAGGTGGGTGAGCTGAGTCTCGTACGCAGCCGTCTGCCGGTGGACGGGGTGCCGGGGGAGCAGCCCAGGTACGAGGTCGTGCGGGCCTGGCCGCTGGGGCGCTGA
- a CDS encoding choice-of-anchor A family protein — protein MKRTKLAAAAAATTAAVTTVCALCLTSAAPAAADYSGNPLAGDNGFGVLVQDDATLGSTETEGSVAIGGNLTYGPGYNVALHTPGTFTAPGDANPTALLVGGRADHASSSPQGVLKVLSDGYVKIGDGTGSSVLNTDANNAEVNTQVVAAGAAHNSTPRIETTVRQPVESVTDTTGLPDLDTLFSAYRDRSDAIDTCDTNVILRDAAGNPLPDQTGFPAGTSAHVTLTEGETNVLRLTGEQLNNLSEIAFDTPPTATTPFVVDVDTTGTNGTYVWHMPNLAGTSGEQAPYMLWNFPDATDITMADGDSLEGTFFAPRAHLTDLDASNIEGTIVVRELTAGPLTAGGASSVDAGEIHQFPFAAEIDCVGDESPSPTATDPTPTPTEPTPTPTEPTPTPTEPTPTPTEPTPTPTPTEPTPTHGRPTPPPPDQGGHHHKPGGGLADTGASTTLFAASGSLLLVAAGIWILGRRRRPRH, from the coding sequence ATGAAACGCACCAAGCTCGCCGCTGCCGCAGCCGCCACCACAGCCGCCGTCACCACGGTCTGCGCCCTGTGCCTGACCTCCGCCGCCCCCGCCGCGGCCGACTACTCGGGCAATCCGCTGGCCGGGGACAACGGCTTCGGCGTACTCGTCCAGGACGACGCCACCCTGGGCAGCACGGAGACCGAGGGCTCGGTGGCCATCGGCGGGAACCTCACGTACGGCCCCGGGTACAACGTCGCGCTGCACACCCCCGGCACCTTCACCGCACCCGGTGACGCCAACCCGACGGCCCTGCTCGTGGGTGGCAGGGCCGATCACGCGAGCAGTTCCCCGCAGGGAGTGCTGAAGGTCCTCAGCGACGGCTACGTGAAGATCGGCGACGGAACCGGGTCGTCCGTCCTCAACACGGACGCCAACAACGCCGAGGTCAACACCCAGGTCGTCGCGGCCGGTGCCGCGCACAACTCCACACCGCGGATCGAGACGACCGTCCGCCAGCCCGTCGAGTCGGTCACCGACACCACAGGGCTGCCGGACCTCGACACGCTCTTCTCGGCCTACCGCGACCGCTCCGACGCGATCGACACCTGCGACACGAACGTCATCCTGCGCGATGCCGCCGGAAACCCGCTGCCCGACCAGACCGGCTTCCCGGCGGGCACCAGCGCGCACGTCACCCTCACCGAGGGGGAGACGAACGTCCTCCGGCTGACCGGGGAGCAGTTGAACAACCTCTCCGAGATCGCCTTCGACACACCCCCGACGGCGACGACACCGTTCGTCGTCGACGTCGACACGACAGGCACGAACGGTACGTACGTCTGGCACATGCCGAACCTAGCCGGGACGTCCGGCGAACAGGCCCCGTACATGCTGTGGAACTTCCCCGACGCCACCGACATCACGATGGCGGACGGCGACTCCCTGGAAGGCACCTTCTTCGCACCCCGGGCCCACCTCACGGACCTCGACGCGTCCAACATCGAGGGCACGATCGTGGTACGGGAACTGACGGCCGGCCCCCTGACGGCGGGTGGCGCCTCGTCCGTCGACGCGGGCGAGATCCACCAGTTCCCGTTCGCCGCCGAGATCGACTGCGTCGGGGACGAGTCCCCCTCCCCGACGGCGACCGACCCGACGCCGACTCCCACGGAGCCCACGCCCACACCCACGGAGCCCACGCCCACACCCACCGAGCCGACCCCCACCCCGACCGAGCCGACACCGACACCGACACCGACCGAGCCGACACCGACGCACGGCCGCCCGACCCCGCCCCCGCCGGACCAGGGCGGCCACCACCACAAGCCCGGCGGCGGGCTCGCCGACACCGGTGCGTCCACGACCCTCTTCGCGGCGAGCGGCAGCCTTCTTCTCGTCGCCGCCGGTATCTGGATCCTGGGACGGCGCCGCCGGCCGCGGCACTGA
- a CDS encoding serine/threonine-protein kinase gives MRGEVLDGRYRLTEPVGSGGMGRVWVAEDERIGRKVAVKVLSRIDEDTSATRFAREARVVGGLSSPHIVTLHDFGEAQVAGERVLYLVMEHLQGRDLGAVLESRKPELPSPAEVMGWGVEICAGLETAHRAGVVHRDIKPANVLLTADGTIKILDFGIARMLSTAAAMTRTDLTAAGFVIGTPLYMSPEQIRAPDVLDSRSDLYSLGCLLHTLLTGGPPFTGAGTAVLAQHLGDVPEPPSARRADLAGFGELDAIVLRLLAKEPGERPEDAAETAALLRAAITSGPAPAAPALPERAPTVLGSVPHSAAPAESAPAAPVPHPPVPPTLPFQPSMPAYPFPLPGGPQPPATSQRLRIAGRASRDGVVSTRTVAATWLAGGGSALVTALLVAFCSPAGAKGVLAGAVLGCLLGMAGAQGFTNMFDPQEKSLFSRLVSALLLAVPLGVGGAAIDNSVTDELSWRYLVIAFAACVAALTVGVLIADQLITRLRLSPRAALILSMSGWINGVGAWAVLAYRSPLETVGAVPVACGVWLVTAALLGRIVAPSAHRSGRAA, from the coding sequence ATGCGTGGTGAAGTGCTCGACGGACGGTACCGGCTGACGGAACCGGTGGGTTCCGGAGGAATGGGCCGGGTCTGGGTGGCCGAGGACGAACGCATCGGGCGAAAGGTCGCGGTCAAGGTCCTCTCCCGCATCGACGAGGACACCTCGGCCACCCGCTTCGCCCGTGAGGCCCGGGTCGTCGGCGGGCTGTCGAGCCCGCACATCGTCACCCTGCACGACTTCGGCGAGGCCCAGGTGGCCGGGGAACGCGTGCTGTACCTGGTCATGGAACACCTCCAGGGACGGGACCTCGGGGCCGTACTGGAGAGCAGGAAACCCGAACTCCCCTCCCCCGCCGAGGTGATGGGCTGGGGCGTCGAGATCTGTGCGGGGCTGGAGACGGCCCACCGGGCAGGCGTCGTGCACCGGGACATCAAACCGGCCAACGTCCTGCTCACCGCGGACGGCACCATCAAGATCCTCGACTTCGGGATCGCGCGCATGCTGTCGACGGCCGCCGCGATGACCCGCACCGACCTGACCGCCGCCGGCTTCGTCATCGGCACCCCGCTGTACATGTCGCCGGAGCAGATACGGGCGCCCGACGTCCTGGACAGCCGCAGCGACCTGTACTCCCTCGGCTGCCTGCTCCACACGCTGCTCACCGGCGGACCGCCGTTCACCGGAGCCGGTACGGCCGTCCTGGCGCAGCATCTCGGCGACGTCCCCGAGCCGCCGAGCGCACGGCGCGCGGACCTCGCCGGGTTCGGTGAACTCGACGCGATCGTGCTGCGATTACTCGCCAAGGAGCCGGGCGAGCGGCCCGAGGACGCGGCGGAGACGGCTGCTCTCCTGCGGGCCGCGATCACTTCCGGGCCGGCTCCGGCCGCCCCCGCCCTGCCGGAGCGTGCCCCCACCGTCCTGGGCTCGGTCCCCCACTCCGCGGCCCCGGCCGAGTCCGCCCCCGCCGCTCCGGTCCCGCATCCGCCGGTTCCGCCCACTCTCCCCTTCCAGCCGTCGATGCCGGCCTACCCGTTCCCGCTCCCGGGCGGCCCGCAGCCCCCGGCCACGTCCCAGCGGCTGCGCATCGCCGGGCGGGCGTCGCGCGACGGAGTGGTCTCCACCCGGACCGTCGCGGCCACCTGGCTCGCCGGCGGAGGTTCGGCGCTGGTCACGGCGCTCCTGGTGGCGTTCTGCTCCCCGGCCGGTGCGAAGGGGGTGCTCGCCGGCGCCGTACTCGGCTGTCTGCTGGGCATGGCGGGAGCCCAGGGGTTCACCAACATGTTCGACCCGCAGGAGAAGTCGCTCTTCAGCCGGCTCGTCTCCGCGCTCCTGCTCGCCGTCCCCCTCGGCGTGGGCGGTGCGGCCATCGACAACTCGGTCACGGACGAACTCTCCTGGCGCTACCTCGTGATCGCGTTCGCGGCCTGCGTCGCCGCGCTGACGGTGGGAGTACTGATCGCGGACCAGCTCATCACCCGCCTGCGCCTGTCCCCGCGCGCGGCGCTGATCCTCTCCATGAGCGGCTGGATCAACGGCGTCGGCGCCTGGGCGGTGCTCGCCTACCGCTCCCCGCTCGAAACCGTCGGCGCGGTGCCGGTCGCCTGCGGCGTATGGCTCGTCACCGCCGCCTTGCTGGGCCGGATCGTGGCCCCGTCCGCGCACCGGAGCGGCCGGGCGGCCTGA